The segment TATACCTAGCATATTGCAGGACTATTAAGTAACTCCATATTATAACCAGTTCTGAATATAAATCATTCTACTCCAAGATCTCTCCTGATTTCATCCTCAGATTTAACTCTAGGCATCTCATTCATGGAGGCACAACATGCCAGGAACTCCCCAAAAAGTGACTGAACAAAGAACCAAAACAAAGAATCTCAGGAAATGTTCTTTTCCCTGAGATAAAGTTTTTCTGCAAGGGACAGCCAGCTGATAGCCAAGCTTAGTTTCCAGGTCTTTCATGCCCATCTGGCACAAATGGAGCTTTGGACCATTATCCAAGTAAGCCTGATTTGATTCCCTTtcttatctgcatatctgacatatAATCCCTTTCCAATGCCCTGCAGCCCTCTCAAATcctgtgtttaaatatttttgttgctaCATAATTTCCTTCAGTCCCTTTTAACTCAGCAATTCTCTATTCATATCACTTTTACACCCATCGTTACATTTTCAATGACTACATTTTGCAGTAGACAGAAAAGGAAGTCGtctatcttgtcctctgttgggGGCCTCACAATGCCGACCACTGTATGACAACTGAacagtttgttgttgttaaaggTCCTGAGATCTGCCATGCAGGAGGAGCTGGAGGCAGCACAGATCAAATCTTCTGTGTTTGACTTGTTCCGCACACCCAACCTGCGTAAAAGGATCTGTCTCCTGTCCTTTGTAAGGTGGGCTTCACACAGTGCGTGAGAGATGTTAAAACAGTGGCGACATGAATCTATTCCTTATCAAAAGAGCAACATGGTGGGAACAGATCTGAGATAAAACAGAGAGAAAGCCATAATGATAACTACTGTGTTGAATAGTCAAAGGGTTATGAAAAGACTGACCCAGAGCTAGGTATACAACATAGAGTTCTGTTTAGCGTATCACCCTACCAAGTTCATCACTGGAAACAGAGGCTAAGAACTTCAGACAGTCTCATGATACAATGTTGGCTTTAACTCTCTtcacttgtttgttttcattttaattaaggtAAAATTACAAACcataaaatgaagaagaatatatAGCCTGATGAATATTTCCATATGTAAATATGCAACCATCACCCagataaagatacagaaaaactCTAAAGCCCTGGAAGGTTCCATCATGTGTCTTCCACAAAAATACTCCAAATCCTCCTCCAAAACATAACAATGATTAGGAGCTCCAAATATATAACTATCTTATAGTTTTAAAATCATCACTGTGTAAGGAAATATTTCCTAAAACCTATcatgtttttatactttaaaaccaACTGCTGGCTGCTTGGTTAATAGTTTGGATCATCATTTGTAAGACAAACCTTATGGTAAATGTTGTTCATCTTTGTTCACCACAGATTTGCAAACTTCATGTCATTTTTTGGTCTGATTCTCCACCTCCAGTATATGGGGAGCAATGTTTTCCTGTTCCAAGTTCTTTTTGGTGCAGTCAACCTCCCAGCCAATTGTGTTGCTTTTTGGGCGCTGAATCACCTGGGCCGTCAAGTAAGCCAGACACTCTTCCTGTTTCTTCTTGGAATCTCCATTCTGGCCATCACATTTATGCCTCAAGGTGAGAAAAGAGCACAGGTTGAAATAAGAAAATGTCTTACCCCGGGTATTTGAAGACAGAATCTGAAGCCAGTAGGAAGTGAAGGCTAGGTTCTAAGGATTCTCCAAAACCAGTCTGAGGATTTAGGATAGAttctgccattaagtggctgCAAAATAGTTCAGACAGTTCAGACAACTAGTTGTCTTCATCATATCTGATATGTATTTGGTAATTGGTACCTGGGACAGCAATTGATCACTTACCCTTTGGCCAATCAAATTGTATCTCATATGAGGACACAATACTGCCACTTCCTCTGTCTGGTCTCTTTCCTATTACAACAGTGTCAGTGACACTTTACTACCTGACTCTATGTATCCACTCATGTGTCCGGAATTAGGTCACCATAACTTCAACCTGGTTCCAGGTTGTCATCTTGACTCCAAGGTATTTTTAATCCCTTCCCTTCAAGCATAGTAGATGTGTAGAATAGGGGAAAATGCATTAAGCTGTTAAGAGCCTCTCTTAAAATCCATGTTACTAAATTAAATGACCATATGCAATGAATAGGGGAAGCCAGATGGTCACCATGCTTCAGGTAACTCCCAGTGCAGTGGCATTTATACAGGATCCCATCTTGAATATCAGCTTCAATGCAAATGTGCTGCCTTTCAACAGAGCCCACTCCAACGTTGTAAcactttcatgatttttttttaaaatgggatAGAAAACTGACTGTCTGAAACATCTTTCCAGAGGTTTCCAAAGTctattttttccctaaaacaGATCCTTATTCTtgaatcttaaaatattattctaGATCAGGCAATTTTCTAGCTTATCCATTAACATGAGCCCCATTCTTTTATGATTCTTTACTGCATTACTAGCCCTATGTCAATATTGTGTAAACACACAAGTTTTAAAGGATATTGATGAGTCTTAACATCTGTCAGTAATTGCTCATATGATAGTcctatgttatatatgaaagacAGAGGAGACACTGGacagaataaatgaaagcaaaccTTTTCTGGGATTTTGATTTTGTCACCTCCTCTATCTTTAGGAAACTTCTAAGATCTCTGATATGCAGATACAATTGATTCAAATACTCAGgtttttaaattctcattaaGCTGTAATATACAGATAAGTCACATTTCTCAGCTATTAGTCTCTGCACATTTTCCATTACATGCATTTTCTCTACCATGTATTTAACACATGCAAATGTTTCCAACTGTGTCTTTTTCACTTATAATTTGGAGGATGTTGAGTAACACATGCAAATGTTTCCAACTGTGTCTTTTTCACTTATAATTTGGGGGATGTTGATTTCTTCAGCTCAGATTTCCTGAGTCTCACTGATCTTCTTCTCCAGAAATGCAGACCCTGCGTATGGCTGTGTCAGCTTTGGGAATAGCGGTTTCTTCTGTGACTCTCATGTGTTCTTTTGCCCATGGAAATGAACTAACCCCCACCGTTCTCAGGTACACAAGCTCATGGAAGCTCTAGCAGAGTCAAAACAGACCTTTCCCAGCTAATTAAGACttacagaaggaagaaaactaaTCTAAATCATTATCAAAAGCATTGATTATAgtagtattaataataaaaattagagccaaaattttaatcaaaatctCAATTTTGTTAGGCATGTTAAGCCCTTTAATGTATCATCTCCCATAACCTGCTGAACCATTACGGTGCTGTGGgtaagagtatttttaaatgacaaagactttttaaaaaacacgtGCACTTGAAAAAATTTGTGAGCAAATAagagtatattttaaatgtaaaaatacatcATTAGTCTTCATGTGTCTAAATACTGCTCTGATGTCTCCCATGCCtgcaggcatgctaagttgcttcagtcatgcctgactctttgtgaccctatggactgtagtccaccgggctgctctgtctacaggattctccaaggaagaatactgatgggttgccatgcccttctccaggggatcttcccaactcagggattgaacctgagtcccttacactggcaggttctttacctctaactCCACCTAGGAACCCCATGTGGTCTCCCATAATCAAAGCAAAATAATACATCTCATATTACATGTATGAATTTATACCAGATTATTTTTGTATTGTTGTTTTCACTCCAAGGGTAACAGCTTCAGGATTCTTGGGAATTGCTTCTAATATTGGGGCAGCCCTGGCTCCCCTCTTGATGATCTTAACAGTGTATTCCCCCCACCTGCCCTGGATCATCTATGGAGTCTGCTCCATCCTTGGTGGCCTTGTTGTCCCACTTCTACCTGAAACCAGGAATAAGCCTCTGCCTGACTCCATCCAGGAAGTGGAAAAGGAGTGAGTAAACCCCTGCTTGTCCCTTACAGTTGCTATGTGATACAGGTCTGTGTTGAGGAGGCCAAGGCACCATACAAGGTCATTGTCTCCAGGGGAAGGCTTACATCTAGATGTCTCTAGGTGGTCAGTGCCTTCACTTTAGCTACAGCCTCATCCCTCCTCACAGTGACCTCAGACTTCCCCAAGGCTCCCTGGACCACCCAGACCAGCACCAGTAGGCACCAGTAGGTTTAGTGATGAAGAAGTCAAAATTAGGTGCCCTTGTGTAACATAAACAACCCCTGAAGGTGTTTTACAAACATGCACAGACTTAAACATCAGATTCTTGCCCCTCAGGCCCTGGCAGCCCTCAGCCCAGTGAGGGCAGTAAGCTCTCTGAGATTACTGGTGTATGTAGGTCTGTGACCTGCCGTGGTCACTGAAGCAGGTCCCCGAGGGAGACCAAGGAGAGGGCAGGAGCCCCTCCTCTCTCTAAGATGACAATATATCTTAGGAGAAGGAGTCACAGACCAATACAATCCATTTTCTCTAAAGAATTTAAGGCATAGGTGCCTTTTCCATGTTTTTTAATCTTgttcttttattgttttcattgtaTTTGCTCTAGGAGAAAAGACTCAAGAAAAGCAAAGCCAGAAGGTACTTTCATGAAAGTGACACAATTTTAAGGAATTCCATTCCAGGCACTATCTGCTAATCAAAGAGCAAGATAAACAAGGAAAATTGGGGTCATTCACAAATACTggtaaaatttggaaaacaaataaataaaaacatgtaataGGAAAATGGACCTCATTTACAATTGCAGTTCGAAGTAACTACATACAAAATACCTATGACTGATCATAATATGAAGTTTGAGGAAAGTcatgatgcttttaaagtaatCATAATAAAACATGTATGTTTCTGGATAGAGAGACAGAACAGCATTAAAACCCATTGATTCTGTTCCAATTAATGGCACAGTCATTGATGGAATAATTATTAGGGGAACAACTTGAAAAATAGTTACAAATTTATCTACAGGTTAATAATAGGCAagattcaaaaaatgaagttagTGGAGGGAAGGTGGTGCAAGTATTTGGGGCAGTACAGGctgaaatgaaatgcaaatgcATTTACAACTCAAAAGACATCCAGAATAGGCTTGTGGCATGTAGAACACTTGAAATTTGGAAACTGGAACAGCATAAATCACTGATGGAAATAAATGATTATGTAATAAGTATCATTAACTAACTTTGGAAATAAATGACTAATAAttacctcactccagtattcttgcctggaaaatcccatggatggaggagcttggtgggctgcagtccatggggtcgcaaagagtcagacatgactgagcgccttcactttcactttttactttcatgcattggagaaggaaatggcaacccactccagtgttcttgcctggagaatcccagggacgggggagcctggtgggctgttgtctatgtggtcgcacagggttggacacgactgaagcgatgcagcagcagcagcagcaatttaaaAAAGTACTCCACATGTTTAAAATGATGAATGGAACAATTAAGTCACATTATTCAATAGAAAATGTGGGTACAATATCTCAGGATTAAGAAAATTTTCTGATTAGTAAAAACAAATACCAGCAGTTTAAATATAGGTATATTTGACTAAATACTCATTTAAAACCTCTATTGGACAAAACTCTAAAAACTTATGGGataaatctagaaaaatattaatattcaccAAAATGATAAAGTACCTTTaggatattttactttctttatcaGTTTCTGTATTCTAAGTTTTAAAAGGataatgcaatattttaaaatattgtacagtcatcaaaaataaactgaaaaaagaccaaataacaattttcaaaatgattacATATTAATATGTGGGATTCTAATAATCATGGAAAGAATATGTAATTCAATATTAGATGGTCAAAAGGCAAGAACAtatacttttcaaaagaaaaaaaaccctatgagtaataaatttatgaaaatgtACAAACCACTGGAATTTAAAGACatacaaactaaataaaataccaacttttattttccaaaagaatgtaaatgaaaatttgtAAATTGATGGTTGAATTAGAAAATAACATGTGCCATGCATTTGTGTAAAACAGAATGGTGTCATTATAAgtagctttaaaaatgtttcattgatTCAGCAATAATTTATTCAGCATGTAAGTCATTAAACAGTGTGCTAAGAACCTTGGATAcacagaggaaatttaaaaaaattagatattaGCAGATATTAATCTACATGTGATAGATATTAGTCCATGTGTACTGGTGTggcatcttatttttattttatatgatcaaaaaagatttattttaaagtcctCATTCCCTCCAGGCTGGTGAAAAATTGCAAATCAGTTACTTTGGGAAGTTATTTCCATAAGTCTTCCACACCAGAGCTATCTAGCTTCTAGGAGTATATACAATGGCAAGGTGATAATGTGGTTACAAGGAGGACTGCACTGGTTATCAGTCATCTATTCAAAGAAATTACCAGGTTACTACTGGCCCAAGGGACACTGGGGTGCAGCAACTTTACCATTCACACCATAGTGAGATGTTGGAATCTGGAGCTTCTCATCTGACAGCATAGCTTCTTATACAGCTATAGACATAGGAGTCTTCTGTTTCCATGCAGTGTTGCCAGGGCTCAGGACTGGGTTCTTGCTCCCCCAAGATCTACTAACATTCCTTCATTCTCAGACTTCCCAGACACTCAACTTCTTTCTCTTATTAGCTCTTCTACATACACCCTCTAGTTACCTCATGGGCTTTAGCTTTTGAAACACACTCAATCAAATCAATCAGTCTTAcaatcttcttttatttttctcctgccaATAACTTCCAAGAGACTGAGAAACAGAAATGACAACCTGCAAGAAGCGAGAGAGAAAGGAATGCCAGGGAACTATCAATGATGAATATCATCggtttatccattcttctttctaatgAAATGTTTGATATTCCATCATGAGAAAGACCAGACAGCATCTATTGTGCATCACCCCAAAGACTGAGTGCCAGCCCACAAAATATGATGTTTTGTGGCAGAGAAAGCCCCACAGGTCCtcatgggtttgttttttttttaatatttacttatttatttggctgaatcAGATCTTAGTCGCAGCACATGgcatcttcactgctgtgcacagACTCTAGTTCTGGCATGGGGTTTCCTGAGTGTGTGGCCTCAGTAGTAACAGTGCACAGAttttgttctgcagcatgtgggtatcttagtttgctgaccagggattgaacctgtgccccctgcattgcaaggtggattcttaaccactggaccaccagggaaatccccttcATGGTCTTTGATGCTACCATCCACAGTTGTGGCCCAGCAAATGCTCCATAATACAAACAGTAGAGTGATGTGTGTTATGGTGGAGAAGTACGGTAAGCACAAGTATAGAAAATTGGAGTGACAGGGTTGGGCAAGTATCCTTTCAGTTTAACACAAACTTTCAGGCTGATTCTTCAAAAACCTCATCAGTGTTTCCAAATTGTCATTGTCTTACAACAGGATTATCAGTGAACATGTTTCATTTACTCTGTATTTTGTCGTATTTATCAAAAGgtgttttataaaaggaaaaacagaattcaGAGAACTAGCTACATTTAAAATCAAGTGAGGAAATGCTGTATGGCAAATCCTTTCTCCTATTGTAATATTATATCTTCCTTGATATAGATACCAACTACCCCTTAATACAGACCCTTCAAACATACCCTTCTAAGCCATGAGTCTGTATATAATTTTTGacaatttttatataaaacatgaGTCTATTAATTATTCAGAAATAGCATTATGAAGTCTAGTCAAACATTTCTAAACGAGCATGGTACATAAAGCCAGTGCAGCTATAATAGGACAGCAGATGATTCATGTAAAGACATGGCATGGAAATCTCTGCTGAAAGAGGTTTCCACCAGTATCCTTGCTAACAAGTTATTGACTCTATGTTTTCTCAAAGTTATTGAATGGAATATGGTCTTGTGATGGACCTGAGAAAAGGAAATGTGTGAAAACTAGAGAACTTGTCTGTGTCACCGCTCGTGTTTAGTAAAGCTGGGGTTGGTtgcttggttggttggttgattttTCACCATCCCATGGACACATAATCTTTTCAGAAAACTCAGAGACATTAGTTGAGCCTTGTTTCCCAGAATCTATTTTGTTCAGAGTCCATGAGCTGCTGTTGATCACAAGACAGAGGTTAAGAGGCTAAGTCACCATTAGCCTCTTATAGCACAGCACGCTCTGTAGGAGCTAAAAACTCTTATATGAGGATATCTCAACTACAGAGCTGCCATTTGTCATCTATCAATATGTTTTACTTCCTAGATATAGTGTTTATTGTTCCATTTTAGATAACCTGtggtaataataaaagaaacatatCATGCCTCTGGAAAATATAGATAGATGTGCCACAACAAGAGTATGCCTTAATGCATACATCTATTCTTTGGGTCCTTGGTTAAGGGGATGTACATCCTTCAGTGTTACACCTATTGGTAACATCCTTTACAACAACCAAAGTactacacatatataatatatctaGTGTCACAACACATTCAGCAGTATCAATCACTACTACCTGATGGCCCAAAAGTTCCAACCCACAAAATTACATTAGCAACATCTTAGCAAGATGGCAGAAAAAGAAGCCCTAGACCTTCCTTCCCCACAGATTTAAcaacaaaattacaaaatacttCCGTGAGAAACCCAGAAACCAATTAAAATATTCATGCACCCCAGATGAGCATGAAACCAACATCAACAACCAGTAGGGAATTCCTAACACTCTCCACCCTCTCTAATCAGAGCCCATCTGTACACCTCACACTGAGGGGCATTTGACTAGAAATCACCGAACTCTATCTTCTTTctggagaagaaattaaaatattgtaaGTTCAACTGATTTACACCAGGTTTCTGGAGAGATTATCATCTATATAAATGAATGGATGCCAGGTTGAAGAGGGTGTCTCTGAAAATACAAACACAAACCTTGCACCAGGATATGCAATACCATAAACAGACACTAGAAGGAGACCCCGACAGTGATTTACCACAGTGCCTGCTAGCCTCAATACTACAGTGGGGAGAAGTCCTGAGTAAAAATCAGCCAGCTTCTTCAAACTGGAGATTAGACACAAAAGTCAGAGAGGACATATATCTAGAAAAGGCTTGAGAGGTCTCCAAAATCTCTAGCCAGGCTTTGTTAAAGTCCTCCCTGTATGAAGCCAGATTACAGAGTTTGGAAGAGCTAGCTGATTCTTCAAATGTTAAAaatcatattgatg is part of the Bos javanicus breed banteng chromosome 29, ARS-OSU_banteng_1.0, whole genome shotgun sequence genome and harbors:
- the LOC133241358 gene encoding organic anion transporter 7 isoform X2 — its product is MAFQDLLDQVGGLGRFQILQMLLLCISSLITYPHILLENFTAAVPGHQCWVHILNNNTDSANATGTLSPDALLRISIPLDSNLRPEKCRRFSRPQWQLLNLNRTFPNITDLDTESCVDGWVYDQSIFTSTIVTEWDLVCESQSLKSMAKFLFMAGMLVGSIVYGHLSDRWLAESARWLIITNRPEEGLKELKKAAHRNGRKNAGDALTMEVLRSAMQEELEAAQIKSSVFDLFRTPNLRKRICLLSFVRFANFMSFFGLILHLQYMGSNVFLFQVLFGAVNLPANCVAFWALNHLGRQVSQTLFLFLLGISILAITFMPQEMQTLRMAVSALGIAVSSVTLMCSFAHGNELTPTVLRVTASGFLGIASNIGAALAPLLMILTVYSPHLPWIIYGVCSILGGLVVPLLPETRNKPLPDSIQEVEKERKDSRKAKPEGTFMKVTQF